GGCGACGGAGACGCCGGCTCGGTCGACCGAGACACCGAGCGACGACTCGTCGACGGCCACCGCTCGGCCCGGGACCGAGACGAGCGCCGACTGGCCGTCGGTCGAGGACCCCTACTACAGCGCGCTACAGGACGACCTCGCGGCGATGGGCGTGTCGCCCGGGGAGTTCGTCTACGCCGACGACGAGGAGACCGCGCTGGGGAAGTTCGAGATCTGGTCGGACCTCGCGGAGACCTCGTCGCTCTCGGTGACCGGCGACCGGGACTTCTCAGCGGCCCGACGCGTCGAAGTGACGGAGCAACCGGACAACCCCTGGGACGTGACGATGAACGGCCCGGTCAACAATCGGTCTGTCGCAGAGGGGGACGTGTTGCTCGGCGTCGTCCATCTGCGGAGCCCAGTGTCGAGTCCGACGGATTCGACGGTCCAGTTCATCGCCAAGGATCAGGACAACACCGCGACGAACATGGTCGCAACCCAGCCGCGGGTCACCCCACCGACCGAGTGGACCCGCTACTACGTCCCGATGCAGTGGAGCTACGACTCCGAAGCGGGCACCTGGTGGTGGGAGCTGTTCCACGGCTTCGGCGTGCAGACGACCGACGTGGGCGGCCTCGCGCTCGTCGACTTCGACCGGTCGGTGAAAGTCGAGGACCTCCCGCGAGGACCGGTCACCGACGGGGACTGAGACCACGGAACGCCGGTGACGCTTCGGGAGCTCCGCGGCGGCGTTCGCACGGACACCGAACCCTTTTACCAGCATTTCCCCTTGGACGATGCACGCGCATGTCATCCGAAGACACAGACGGTTCGGGTGCGGACGGGGCGGTGGACTCTTCGGTCGATCGGCGGTCGCTGCTTGGCGCGCTCGCAGCCGCGGGACTCGCCGGCTGTCCGAGCGACGGCGGCGACGGCACGGCGACCGAGGGGGGGACGACGCCGACACCGACGCCCACTCCGGACGACGGTGAGGCGACGCCCGAAACGACCGACTCTCCGAGCGGGACCGACACAGTCACCGAGCCGGACCCGACCGTCGAACGCCGGATCCGCGACCACCGAACGAGCGACCTCACGGTCGAGGTGACCGACGGGTCCGGCGCCACGGTCGCGGACGCCGAGGTCGAGGTCGCGATGCAGGCCCACGAGTTCGGCTTCGGAACCGCGGTCAACGCGGGAACGCTGATCGAGGAGTCGAGCGAGGGCGACGAGTACCGCGAGTACATCCCGGAGCTGTTCAACAAGGCCGTCATCGAGAACCAGATGAAGTGGCGCTTCTGGGAGTCGGACCCGGAGCTTGCCGACGCGGCGGTCGAGTGGCTGCTCGACCAGGGCCTGGACGTGCGCGGACACGTCTGTATCTGGGGGCGCTCCGACGTGGGCGCCATCCCTTCCGACGTCTTGACCGCGATCGAAGACGGTGACGCCGAGACGATCCGCGAGCGGTCGATGGCTCACATCGAGGATATCGTCACCCACTACGGCGACGACGTCACAGAGTGGGAGGTCGTCAACGAGGCGATGCACGCCTACCAGCTCCAGTTGGGTGTCTACGGCGACCAGATCGATTCCGAGGAGCCCTGGACCGGTGAGATCGTCCCCTGGCGGTCACCGCTGCTGGCCGAGTGGTACAGCAAGGCCGACGAAGTCCGTCGAGAGAACGACCTCGACATCGGTCTCGGCGTCAACGACTTCAACCAGTTCGGCTACAGCTACACCGACGGCCGCTATCAGTCCCAGATCGAACACCTCAACGACACCGCGGTGCAGCTCGACACCGTCGGGCTGCAGGCCCACGTCGGCGCTCGCTCAGGCGAGTTCAACACCAACTCCGACCCCGACGAGCGGGTCAGCGCCAGCCGCGTCGCCGAGGAGATCGACACGTGGGCCGGCTACGGGGCGAGTGTGAAGATCACCGAGTTCGACACCTACGCCGGCGACGACTGGGCGGACGACGAACAGCGAGCGCAGGTGCTGGAGAACTACCTCCGGGGCGCCTTCTCCCATCCCGACGTGACGGACTTTCTCATGTGGGGGTTCTGGGACGGTCGTCACTGGCAGGAGGAGGCGCCGTTGTTCTACGAGGACTGGTCGGAGAAACCCGCCTTCGACGTGTGGACCGGGCTCGTCTACGACGAGTGGTGGACCGAGGAGACGGGCACCACCGACGAGGCGGGCGCGTTCTCGACGACCGGGTTCCACGGCGAGTACGAGGTCACCGCGACCGTCGACGGCACCGAGGTCACCGAGACGGTCACTCTCTCCGACGGCGGCGCGGTCGTCGAACTCACACCGAACGCGTAGCGGTGCGGTGTCGCTCGCCGCTCGCGCTCACGAGTCTGCGTCCGCGACCAGTGTCACTTCGAATGTAAATCCTTTTTACCGGAACTCGCACTGGTAGGAGTCACGTCGATGGTAGACGATCACGTTCGCGGTTCTGAAAGCGGTGAGAACCCGGCACTCGGCCGGCGGTCGCTACTGGGCGCGCTCGCTGCGGCCGGACTGGCGGGGTGTCCGAGCGGCGGTGCGAACCCGACAACGGAGGCGCCGGACGGCGGTGGTGGGGCCGGCGGTGCCCCGGCGACGCCGTCGGGGACGCCCGCGACCGTCCCCTCGGGGTGGCCCGAGACGCGGGACCCCTACTACGGGGCCCTCGCGAGCACGCTGGGCGGCGAGATGGGGCTTCCTGGGGGGGAGTTCGTCTACGCGAACGACGAGGCGGGCGCGTCGGCCGCCTTCGGCGTCGGGGTCGAAGCGGCCGAGGCTACCGAGATCGAGGTGGGCGACGCACAGCCGTTCGACTCGGCGGTTCGCGTCGAGGTCGCCGAGGAGACCGAGAACGTCTGGGACGTGACGATGATGGGGACGGCGACCGACACTGCAGTCGAGAGCGGGGACGTGTTGCTCGGCGTCGTGTATCTGCGCGGCCCGGAATCGAGCGAGTCCGAGTCGACCGTCCAGTTCGTCGCCAAGGACGAGGACAACCTCGGCACGAACATGGTGCGGTCGACGCCGGAGGTCCAGCCCCCCGCCGGGTGGACCCGTTACTACGTCCCGATCCAGTTCGACTACGACGCCGAGGCCGGCACCTGGCGGACGGAGCTGTTCCTCGGATACGGGCCCCAGACCGTCGATATCGGCGGCATCGCGCTCGTCGATTTCGGCGCCGACGTCGCCGTCGAGGACCTCCCCAGCGGCCCGGCCGACGAGGTCCGGGACGGAGGGACCGATGGCGGGACCGCAGACGGCGACTGGGAGGCCGCGGCCGACGAGCGTATCGCCGAGCACCGGACGAGCGATCTAACCGTAGAGGTGGTCGACGCCGACGGCGCGGCCATCACCGACGCCGAGGTCGAGGCCGCGATGCAGGCCCACGAGTTCGGCTTCGGCACCGCGGTCAGCGCCGACTTCCTGACCGAGGAGTCCGA
This DNA window, taken from Halosimplex litoreum, encodes the following:
- a CDS encoding endo-1,4-beta-xylanase, translating into MSSEDTDGSGADGAVDSSVDRRSLLGALAAAGLAGCPSDGGDGTATEGGTTPTPTPTPDDGEATPETTDSPSGTDTVTEPDPTVERRIRDHRTSDLTVEVTDGSGATVADAEVEVAMQAHEFGFGTAVNAGTLIEESSEGDEYREYIPELFNKAVIENQMKWRFWESDPELADAAVEWLLDQGLDVRGHVCIWGRSDVGAIPSDVLTAIEDGDAETIRERSMAHIEDIVTHYGDDVTEWEVVNEAMHAYQLQLGVYGDQIDSEEPWTGEIVPWRSPLLAEWYSKADEVRRENDLDIGLGVNDFNQFGYSYTDGRYQSQIEHLNDTAVQLDTVGLQAHVGARSGEFNTNSDPDERVSASRVAEEIDTWAGYGASVKITEFDTYAGDDWADDEQRAQVLENYLRGAFSHPDVTDFLMWGFWDGRHWQEEAPLFYEDWSEKPAFDVWTGLVYDEWWTEETGTTDEAGAFSTTGFHGEYEVTATVDGTEVTETVTLSDGGAVVELTPNA